The sequence GCTGCGGAAAGTAAAAGATGGGCTTGCTGAAAAAATAGCATATGTTCCTGAACACTGTTTCATTATCAATGATGATGTGAACGTGATGGAAATACCGAGTAAGTTAGACCATTGGTGGTATTTAGAATTGGCAAAGAAGAGAATTAATGATTTTTATGGGGATGAGTATTAATTTGAGTTCTTTTCGTGGGAATATTCCATTACCTTTAATAAATGTTCTATTCCAAGTAAAAAAGTCAGTATTAAAGTAGCTTTTAATAGGCTGTCATCAATAGATTTCAAGAAATCAATGATGCTTTCAGTTTTTTCAACATCTCTAGCTAAATATTGAATTGTTAAAAATGTTCCAGTAAACAGATAAAATATACCTTTAACTCCTTGAATAAATCTAGAAATTCTTAACAAATAAAACACATCCAATCTAACTTTTTATACCATTCTATCATGAAAGTAGGTGATTAACATTTATAAAGGCTACCTGAAAGGTTTCGGAAAACATGCGGCAACCAGTTTTAAAGATGGTGCTAAGTTACTATCCTATCATACTGCCAGAAAAGAAGATTCCTATGTTGGTATTTTGGAAGATGACTACATTATGGTTGATGTTGATGATATCGATGCAGCTGATATATTACTAGACATAGTAGATGATAAAAATATTCAATGCTCAGTCCTGGAAACCGATAATGGATATCATTTTTACTTCAAAGGTTATGACATAACGGCAAATAAAATTAAGTGGTATTCCAACATAGGGTTACTTTGTGATTATAAGTTAGGTATTAAAAATACCGCGGATCCACTCAAAATTAATGGCAAAACAAGAAAATGGATTCGAAAAGCTGACAATCATGAACCGTTGCCAGTGTGGTTATATCCATATAGTAATAAAAATCCTAACCTAACAAAGTTAACTGAAGGTGACGGCCGGAACGATAAATTATTTACCTACATTTTAAAAATGCAGTCTCAAGGAATGGCAAAAAAGGATATAAAAGATACCATATTCATCATTAACAAATACATCCTAGAAGAGCCAGTGGAACAACGTGAACTAGATATTATTCTTCGTGATGAAGCATTCATGAAAGAGTCTTTTTTTATAAAAGGCTCTTTCCAACACGAAAAGTTCGGTGATTTTCTTATAAATGAGCATCATATTTGTAAAATAGCTAACGTACTGCACATTTACCAAGATGGTGTATACAGTGATAAACAGGAATACATTGAGGGCGCCATGATTAAGCATATTCCCAATCTCAAACGTATGCAGCGTCAAGAAACATTGGCATACTTACAACTGAAAGCGAAAGAAAAAAACTTCTCATCTACCAAATATGTGCCAGTTAAAAACGGAGTATTTAATTTGGAAACATGGGAATTAGAAGATTTTTCACCTGATATTATCACAAGAAATAAAATACCAGTCGCTTACATAAAGGATGCCTACTATGATGTGACTGATAAAACATTATCAAAGCTGGCTGTAAATGACAAAAAAATACGGGCAATTTTAGAAGAAATCTTGGGTTATATTTTATTCCGCCGTAATGAATTTGCAGCAATGTTTGTACTAACTGGGGGTGGAAGTAATGGAAAATCGTCATTTTTAAAGATAATTCGTGAACTAGTAGGTTCGGAAAATACATCTTCACTTGACTTGAAAGAGCTAGACCAGCGATTTAAAACCGCCGAACTGTTTGGAAAGTTAGTTAATATTGGTGATGATATCGATAAGGCATATATTAAAAGTACAGGCGTGTTGAAAAAACTCTCTACTGGTGAAGCATTAAACGTTGAGCGAAAAGGAAAGGATCCATTCGATTTTACGAATTATGCAAAACTCATTTTCTCAGCTAATGAAATGCCGCGTATTAATGATTATTCAGATGGGTTGGGCAGACGGTTGCAGATTGTCCCATTCAAAGCAAAATTCAGCGCAAATGATGATGATTTTGACCCCTTTATTACTGATAAATTACTGTCAGATGAATCTATGCAGTATGTACTTAATTTAGCGTTAAATGCGCTGAAGCGATTACTTAAAAACAAACAGTTTACGAAATCGAAACTAGTCGAACGGGAAATGGAAAAATACCAGGAAGAAAATAATCCGATTATTAGTTTTATCAATAATGAAGAGGTTGATTTGGAACGTGCAGTCGTCAAAGATGTCTATGATATGTACAGATTGTATTGTTCTGACAATGGGTATCAAGCAGTATCATTGGCAAAGTTTAGTAGTCAAATAAGACAATTATATGGGTATATTTCAGATTCAAAATATGTTGATGGAAAATCTAAAAGAATTTATGTAAAAGAAGAATGATTTTTGCGTTTTCCCAAAGTTGTGAAATAAAAATGGTCATGAAAATGGCTAAAATTTTGACCGTTTTTTGGTCAAATACTTTTTTTTAACCATTGATATAACTGAATCTGTCAAAACGTCATGACCGAAATTTGGTCAAAAAATCACCTATTTTCGTGACAATTTTGACGGTTTTTATGTAAAAAACATCTTAAGTCTGTGAGGTTGTGAGGAATGTGTGAGGTCTGTAAGTATTGACATATAAGGGTTTGTTTAGTTCTCACAGGCCTCACAGATAAAATCACCTTCTTAAATAATTTATATATAAATAAATAAAAAATTAATTCTATATAAAGAAAAATAGGGGGTAAACCTGTGAGAAAATACCCAATATGGGTATGATGAAACCAATCATATCAAGGCTTTGAGTGTCTCACAGGTTTGAAGTATTACTGTGAGGAGTCTGTGAGAAATTTTGTGAAATAAGGCAGGTGAGCATGTTGTATGAATGGCTGAAAGAGTATCAGAGATTAGAAGAAGAAATTGTTTACTTAGAATTTGAATTGACACGAAATAAAAG is a genomic window of Bacillus sp. (in: firmicutes) containing:
- a CDS encoding DNA primase, coding for MYKGYLKGFGKHAATSFKDGAKLLSYHTARKEDSYVGILEDDYIMVDVDDIDAADILLDIVDDKNIQCSVLETDNGYHFYFKGYDITANKIKWYSNIGLLCDYKLGIKNTADPLKINGKTRKWIRKADNHEPLPVWLYPYSNKNPNLTKLTEGDGRNDKLFTYILKMQSQGMAKKDIKDTIFIINKYILEEPVEQRELDIILRDEAFMKESFFIKGSFQHEKFGDFLINEHHICKIANVLHIYQDGVYSDKQEYIEGAMIKHIPNLKRMQRQETLAYLQLKAKEKNFSSTKYVPVKNGVFNLETWELEDFSPDIITRNKIPVAYIKDAYYDVTDKTLSKLAVNDKKIRAILEEILGYILFRRNEFAAMFVLTGGGSNGKSSFLKIIRELVGSENTSSLDLKELDQRFKTAELFGKLVNIGDDIDKAYIKSTGVLKKLSTGEALNVERKGKDPFDFTNYAKLIFSANEMPRINDYSDGLGRRLQIVPFKAKFSANDDDFDPFITDKLLSDESMQYVLNLALNALKRLLKNKQFTKSKLVEREMEKYQEENNPIISFINNEEVDLERAVVKDVYDMYRLYCSDNGYQAVSLAKFSSQIRQLYGYISDSKYVDGKSKRIYVKEE